The Clostridium septicum genome contains a region encoding:
- a CDS encoding tyrosine-type recombinase/integrase produces the protein MKEIVENFKVSLIEDGKSPKTIESYIGDIKAFIEFLGSKGVEFNGTLQRFYVVSYKNFLVESNYEVATINKKINSIHALNRYLVATGAMKEIVVENSKDRVKIAYGSEKQVEVYSDKEVDRILFYIQNESKVSKRNKVIVMLLLYTGVRVSELCSIKIKDIDFLNYSIKIYGKGGKFREVPLKFELADAIKEYIKDRDYNVKDSEYLIIGQRGALRRDAINTMLEKLTNEIGMVNKLKPHTFRHTFCTRLINRGVPISTVSKLAGHSSVDTTATFYINSSREEKLKAVNLL, from the coding sequence ATGAAGGAGATAGTAGAAAATTTCAAAGTAAGTCTAATTGAAGATGGTAAGAGTCCTAAAACTATTGAAAGTTATATTGGTGACATTAAAGCATTTATAGAATTTCTAGGAAGTAAAGGAGTTGAATTCAATGGTACATTACAACGATTCTACGTAGTAAGCTACAAGAATTTTCTAGTAGAGAGTAACTATGAGGTAGCAACAATCAATAAAAAGATAAATAGTATTCATGCACTAAATAGATACCTTGTAGCAACTGGAGCAATGAAGGAAATAGTTGTAGAAAATTCTAAAGACAGAGTAAAGATAGCCTACGGGTCGGAGAAACAAGTGGAAGTTTATTCAGATAAGGAGGTTGATAGAATACTATTCTACATTCAGAACGAGTCAAAGGTAAGTAAAAGAAATAAAGTAATTGTAATGTTACTACTTTACACAGGAGTTAGAGTAAGTGAATTATGTAGTATTAAGATAAAGGATATTGATTTCCTAAACTACTCAATAAAGATATACGGTAAAGGAGGAAAGTTTAGAGAAGTACCACTTAAATTTGAGTTAGCTGATGCAATTAAGGAATACATCAAAGACAGAGATTACAATGTAAAAGATTCAGAATATCTAATAATAGGTCAAAGAGGAGCATTAAGAAGAGATGCTATAAATACAATGCTTGAAAAATTAACTAATGAGATAGGAATGGTAAATAAGTTAAAACCTCATACCTTTAGGCATACATTCTGTACAAGGCTAATAAATAGAGGAGTGCCAATTTCAACAGTGAGTAAGCTAGCAGGTCATAGTAGTGTAGATACTACTGCAACATTTTACATTAACAGTAGTAGAGAAGAAAAACTAAAAGCAGTAAATCTGCTGTAG
- a CDS encoding Mor transcription activator family protein: MSIDKSDFNGIYEELIELLGLEVTIKIHEYFKGQQVNFPIKLHSKAYVMKELQGKSVGDSKELAKKLGYTENWIRKLLKKIERGNDNEGDSRKFQSKSN, encoded by the coding sequence TTGAGTATAGATAAATCAGATTTCAATGGAATATATGAAGAACTAATAGAATTACTAGGTTTAGAAGTAACTATAAAGATACATGAATACTTCAAAGGACAACAAGTAAATTTTCCTATAAAGTTACATTCCAAAGCCTATGTAATGAAGGAACTTCAAGGTAAATCCGTAGGCGATAGCAAAGAACTAGCTAAGAAATTAGGCTATACAGAGAATTGGATAAGAAAACTATTAAAGAAGATTGAAAGGGGTAATGATAATGAAGGAGATAGTAGAAAATTTCAAAGTAAGTCTAATTGA
- a CDS encoding Imm8 family immunity protein, whose protein sequence is MKLEIKAYNVINEIWDDIDDFFLSCQIDIGFKDEIGAEIYSFDIVSPKKLQKMLVRDGVEIGKGYFIMNDYNKNSVCDKIGKLIDREISEENKYDVFDEISVYFREQI, encoded by the coding sequence ATGAAATTAGAGATAAAAGCTTATAATGTAATTAATGAAATTTGGGATGATATAGATGATTTTTTCTTATCATGTCAAATAGATATTGGATTCAAAGATGAAATAGGAGCAGAAATATATTCATTTGATATTGTAAGTCCTAAAAAACTTCAAAAAATGTTAGTAAGAGATGGGGTTGAGATAGGAAAAGGATATTTCATTATGAATGATTATAATAAGAATTCAGTATGTGATAAAATAGGGAAATTAATTGACAGAGAGATTTCAGAAGAGAATAAGTATGATGTTTTTGATGAAATTAGTGTTTACTTCAGAGAGCAAATTTAA
- a CDS encoding IS110 family transposase, with the protein MHKKQNHIYVGLDLHKDTHTAVIIDCWDEKIDSITIENKPSDFTKLMNKVKKHAGKLTPVYGLEDVHGYGRSLAVFLIERGMIVKEVNSALSFMERMSYPTTKKSDDWDAKCIASVLLRKLDTLPDANPQDLYWTIKMMVNRRDAIVKSVTTLTNQLHESLNYNYPSYKKFFSDVNSKTALAFYEKYPSPKHLQGVTDETLGEFLRKPSHNSCSTRKAKEILDIVESDGDTTREYQESRDFIIQSIVRDITFKSEEIKKVEVEMKKLLKLLDLKLETIPGVDTITAIALVAHIGDIKRFRNADKLAKFSGIAPVNFSSAGKGKDKKSKQGNRGLYGVFYFLAVQQIQVSKKGTPRNPVFLEYYKRKVSEGKTKIQALVCVMRRLNNIIYGMMKNKTEYVMPNVEIKEVA; encoded by the coding sequence ATGCATAAAAAGCAAAATCATATATATGTTGGATTAGACCTACATAAAGATACCCATACCGCTGTAATAATAGATTGCTGGGATGAGAAGATAGATTCAATAACAATTGAAAATAAGCCTTCTGATTTCACAAAACTAATGAATAAGGTAAAAAAACATGCTGGTAAGTTAACACCAGTATATGGACTTGAAGATGTTCATGGCTATGGTAGAAGTCTAGCAGTATTTCTAATTGAAAGAGGAATGATAGTAAAGGAAGTTAATTCAGCACTTTCATTCATGGAAAGAATGAGTTATCCAACTACTAAGAAGAGTGATGATTGGGATGCTAAATGCATTGCATCAGTTCTCCTAAGAAAGCTAGACACACTGCCAGATGCTAATCCACAAGATTTATACTGGACTATAAAGATGATGGTTAATAGAAGAGATGCTATTGTAAAATCAGTAACAACTCTAACTAATCAACTTCATGAAAGCCTAAATTACAATTACCCTAGCTACAAGAAATTTTTTTCTGATGTGAATAGTAAAACTGCATTAGCATTCTATGAGAAGTACCCATCACCGAAACACCTGCAAGGTGTAACTGATGAAACTTTAGGCGAATTTCTAAGAAAGCCTAGTCATAACAGTTGTTCTACAAGAAAGGCTAAAGAAATTTTAGACATTGTAGAAAGTGATGGAGATACAACAAGAGAATACCAAGAGTCTAGAGATTTCATAATTCAGAGCATTGTAAGAGATATTACATTCAAGAGTGAGGAAATCAAGAAAGTTGAGGTAGAAATGAAAAAGCTACTAAAACTACTAGACTTAAAGCTAGAAACAATTCCAGGAGTAGATACTATAACTGCAATAGCACTAGTTGCTCATATAGGAGATATTAAAAGATTTCGTAATGCTGATAAGCTAGCTAAATTTTCAGGAATAGCACCAGTAAATTTCAGTTCAGCAGGTAAAGGAAAAGATAAAAAGAGTAAACAAGGTAATAGAGGACTATATGGAGTGTTCTACTTCCTAGCAGTGCAACAGATACAAGTCTCTAAAAAAGGAACTCCTAGAAATCCAGTTTTCCTAGAATACTACAAGAGAAAAGTTTCAGAAGGTAAAACCAAGATACAAGCATTAGTGTGTGTAATGAGAAGGCTTAACAATATCATCTACGGAATGATGAAAAATAAAACTGAATATGTGATGCCTAATGTAGAAATAAAAGAGGTTGCATGA
- a CDS encoding tyrosine-type recombinase/integrase, translating to MCQLIEDFKISLIEDGKSAKTIESYVGDIKAFIEFLGDKGVEFNGTLQRFYVVSYKNFLVESNYEVATINKKINSIHALNRYLVAIGAMKEIVVENSKDRVKIAYGSEKQVEVYSDKEVERILFYIQNEEKVSKRNKVIVMLLLYTGVRVSELCSIKIKDIDFLNYSIKIYGKGGKFREVPMKFDLADVIKEYIKDRDYSVKDSEYLVIGQRGALKRDAINTMLERLTKDIGMVNKLKPHTFRHTFCTRLINRGVPISTVSKLAGHSSVDTTATFYVNSSREEKLKAVNLL from the coding sequence ATGTGTCAATTAATTGAGGATTTCAAGATAAGTCTTATTGAAGATGGTAAGAGTGCTAAAACAATTGAAAGTTATGTTGGAGATATTAAAGCATTCATAGAATTTCTAGGAGATAAAGGAGTTGAATTTAATGGTACGTTACAACGATTCTACGTAGTAAGCTATAAGAACTTTCTAGTAGAAAGTAACTATGAGGTAGCAACAATCAATAAAAAGATAAATAGCATTCATGCACTAAATAGATACTTAGTAGCAATTGGAGCAATGAAAGAAATAGTTGTAGAAAATTCTAAAGATAGAGTAAAGATAGCCTATGGTTCAGAAAAACAAGTTGAAGTTTACAGTGATAAGGAGGTTGAGAGAATATTGTTCTACATTCAGAATGAGGAGAAGGTAAGTAAAAGAAATAAGGTAATTGTAATGTTACTACTTTATACAGGAGTTAGAGTAAGTGAACTATGTAGTATCAAGATAAAGGATATTGATTTTCTGAACTATTCAATAAAGATATACGGTAAGGGAGGAAAGTTTAGAGAAGTACCAATGAAATTCGATTTAGCTGATGTAATTAAGGAATACATTAAAGACAGAGATTATAGTGTAAAAGATTCAGAATATCTAGTAATAGGTCAAAGAGGAGCATTGAAAAGAGATGCTATAAATACAATGCTAGAAAGATTAACTAAGGACATTGGAATGGTAAATAAATTAAAACCTCATACCTTCAGGCATACATTCTGTACAAGGTTAATTAATAGAGGAGTACCTATTTCAACAGTAAGTAAACTGGCAGGTCATAGCAGTGTAGATACTACTGCAACGTTTTACGTTAACAGTAGCAGAGAAGAAAAATTAAAAGCAGTAAATTTACTGTAG
- a CDS encoding EndoU domain-containing protein, with the protein MGYLPEIANKIKNGERVERIVDSIRGTKGVSKAKIEIGDITHSTKGDFTYNPKTGKVSRMKGGGHGQDNIDFLIENNIEFNIEKTYSNGVRVGNVPKHKTPSKRIGTGQAWFPENWSNDKIKDAGEYVANLPENINAVDGNIIFGEYDGVRVGVIKTDGKIGTIFPDADMQP; encoded by the coding sequence ATGGGGTATCTTCCAGAAATAGCAAATAAAATAAAAAATGGAGAAAGAGTTGAAAGGATAGTAGATTCTATTAGAGGAACTAAGGGGGTAAGTAAAGCTAAAATTGAAATTGGAGATATTACTCATTCAACTAAAGGAGACTTTACTTATAATCCTAAGACTGGAAAAGTATCAAGAATGAAAGGTGGCGGACACGGACAAGATAATATAGATTTTTTAATCGAAAATAACATTGAATTCAATATAGAAAAAACTTATTCGAATGGGGTAAGAGTAGGAAATGTGCCAAAACATAAGACTCCGTCCAAAAGAATTGGGACTGGGCAAGCATGGTTTCCTGAAAATTGGAGTAATGATAAGATAAAAGATGCCGGCGAATATGTTGCTAATTTACCTGAAAATATAAATGCTGTTGATGGAAATATTATATTTGGAGAGTATGATGGAGTAAGAGTTGGTGTAATAAAAACTGATGGTAAGATAGGAACAATATTTCCAGATGCAGATATGCAACCATAG
- a CDS encoding DUF2019 domain-containing protein has product MEQVQRLIEEFITACMRLQESEEAGDYKTTNLQYDKLKKIRANLRTIGKHAFEEIIPLISNENIYVRYNAAFSIIPIEPEKARNTLNEIANSRGIIAFTSKMTLQEWDNGNLKFD; this is encoded by the coding sequence ATGGAACAAGTTCAAAGGCTAATTGAAGAGTTTATAACCGCTTGTATGAGATTACAAGAAAGTGAAGAAGCTGGAGACTATAAAACAACTAACTTACAATATGACAAGTTGAAAAAGATTAGAGCCAATCTTAGAACTATAGGAAAACATGCATTTGAAGAAATTATTCCACTAATAAGTAATGAAAATATATATGTAAGATATAATGCTGCTTTCAGTATAATACCAATTGAACCTGAAAAGGCAAGGAATACATTAAATGAAATAGCTAATTCAAGAGGTATAATAGCATTTACTAGTAAAATGACTTTGCAAGAGTGGGATAATGGTAACTTAAAATTTGATTGA
- a CDS encoding peptidoglycan-binding protein, producing MRFEGKKCKIIAIIITIIMIVIISDNSLFNLAKRLQVKNIYIETNRDKLPVNTEINLSTIVEYKDGSTEIAKNVQYLSSDNNVISVKDGVIKSENEGEVILSTNYLGKEASRTLKVTSTEDLKKDLNRNYNVTFEWIKEDNKVRFWWSGAPELKRYTVLKKSGDEDFKEVVSKREGTEYIDEIKDSSINYTYKIFLTSEFGLSYQLKEVTVTSEDDSNLSGPSEYKPIDIENNDSQYEDYSIKKEGEVKKRKDFSNGMVVNLNEEFSIKNNQINIPLKLKYSYEEENNVNEDNIRIFMKDEEGKLIISNSKVNIDKENKTIEFQVESQGIYVIKDIKDDNKKIREIKAEKSEEETAKEYLAKRDTSFIYCIVDGVFEVKEDYIKNTNGQAKIEYTIEDKNTNEKDLEVFRVLEDKKLLLQEKTNVDINKKEIDLEIKSAGLYVIREKSKVKDQIFKINNNNNKEKKKVEISNYDIALSGIFGYDDTEITEEDVEKYKKNIPDGQGIFILEKDRDNLLKLINESTNCKYDVDEKGFLKKIDKENLNKDKSETYSKIIDDLINSNKKIIVSLDNSWLFYNKESEKLQKSNVIQNKGLNIRKNNEEQLIILGKESNNEEDNKAIVLFHELFHATRTISEESRDSEEKLAIDNENIVRKELKLKERNNNYEDSEDIVNLYNIIFTYDQDIEVGASGPEVVELQRNLIKLGFTLGGYGATGVYGPYTVAAINAIQESMGYDVVGRYGPKTRKLVNYMIVNMSYDGNYFQKAKFLVTYKKYILQSNSITSIEDLDEGNTGDRVIKLQEKLLTLGFDLGGYGATGYFGTCTKNALEAIQKYKGYDIVGRYGPKTRATIEELLKEVNKYGYYYGKSEIMNSYMEIITNKELDPGDSGEPVRQLQLKLISLGFDLGGYGATGYFGTYTVVALKAIQKHSGLDTVGRFGPGTREALKKLIASKSMRQCLELQRLNKEMFLEVELDPGEEGPCVIALQEALVKLGFDLGGWGATGYFGEYTSAALNAIQEHYGLGVVGRYGPKTRVKLKELLNKLDSHNNYSDKGKLLERYNKYKKIVDGYDETINVNGKYNGRISYYDQEDSRWRYIPYGSDGDNIGNAGCGVTAMAIVESTMKRNGVNPIELANYSLNNGFCYNGTSRNFFVNVSTEDKYSLNCMRLQPSEIQTVKSLLSDGRHMAIAIMGPGHFTKCGHYIVLSGIETIDGKNYFDVVDPHRVNSNYSNDKNMIDSNKNDGFVKAAANIFTRECQEYWVFSLDGAATHKNSITNEKDQLIENKINLERLGYGRLRNSKGEITSEWDKQFNDAVNQFIADFGLKEKYDELGGNKKTQIYVWISQAVNGQISKIQADTGSQGTNNKTHKEVITLESIRKNYYLGIGDALVGATKDIFEFVSHPIDGVVGAAKGILFLNKVRSNPSCEEALILDKIIVDAVENFIDSNLNEKARLLGRVVGEIVIIVATDGVAKSIMGYLPEIANKIKNGERVEKIVDSIRGAKGAAEAVSKIRTCIKTKMESIFEYVRETSDLGDVIRCKTVDGFEVNLAKSELTDVERKCLTDGCFTGDTLVMTKAGLKRIDSIQDGELVLSKDTKTGQVDYKSVLYVYRKSTTNFINLTVAGKLIETTPTHLFMLEDGNWRSAENLKAGDRIVTANGEIKTVDSVEEKHYNEARRIFNLNVDKFHTYFVGSDKLLVHNDCSEEISSVVNGTLKFTNNSWQSTAGLIYELGSREGNRVLHVLEHIKVNPNKPLHTVFNVGKDKVLGIIDEAWSMRAKVTPVLQNNGNQVFDIPMGKVIGTDGETTIRIVVENGTSKIVTSFPVK from the coding sequence ATGCGGTTTGAAGGAAAAAAGTGTAAGATAATAGCGATTATAATAACAATTATTATGATAGTTATTATAAGTGATAATTCGTTATTTAATTTGGCTAAAAGATTACAAGTAAAAAACATTTATATTGAAACTAATAGGGATAAGTTACCTGTAAATACAGAAATAAATCTATCAACGATAGTTGAATATAAAGATGGAAGTACAGAAATTGCTAAAAATGTACAATATTTATCTAGTGATAATAATGTAATATCTGTAAAAGACGGAGTAATAAAATCAGAGAATGAAGGAGAAGTAATTCTAAGTACTAATTATTTGGGAAAAGAAGCAAGTAGAACTTTAAAAGTTACTTCAACTGAAGATTTAAAAAAAGATTTAAATAGAAATTATAATGTAACTTTTGAGTGGATTAAAGAAGATAATAAAGTTAGATTTTGGTGGAGTGGAGCTCCAGAACTTAAAAGATATACAGTTCTAAAAAAATCAGGAGATGAAGATTTTAAAGAGGTAGTAAGCAAAAGAGAAGGAACAGAGTATATAGATGAAATTAAAGATTCATCTATAAATTATACTTATAAAATATTTTTAACAAGTGAATTTGGATTATCATATCAACTTAAAGAGGTAACAGTAACTTCAGAAGATGACAGTAATTTATCAGGGCCTAGTGAATATAAGCCAATAGATATAGAAAATAATGATTCACAATATGAAGATTATTCAATAAAAAAAGAAGGAGAAGTTAAAAAAAGAAAAGACTTTTCAAATGGTATGGTAGTTAACTTAAATGAGGAGTTTTCTATAAAAAATAATCAAATAAATATACCATTAAAATTAAAGTATTCTTATGAAGAAGAGAATAATGTAAATGAAGATAATATAAGAATATTTATGAAGGATGAAGAAGGAAAATTAATAATATCAAATAGCAAAGTAAATATAGATAAAGAAAATAAAACTATTGAGTTTCAAGTAGAAAGTCAAGGGATATATGTAATAAAAGATATAAAAGATGATAATAAAAAAATTAGAGAAATAAAGGCAGAAAAGTCAGAAGAGGAAACTGCAAAAGAATATTTGGCTAAAAGAGATACTAGCTTTATTTATTGCATTGTTGATGGTGTATTTGAAGTAAAAGAAGATTATATAAAAAATACTAATGGACAAGCTAAAATAGAGTACACTATAGAAGATAAAAATACTAATGAAAAAGATTTAGAAGTTTTTAGAGTATTAGAAGATAAAAAGCTTTTATTACAAGAAAAAACTAATGTAGATATTAATAAAAAAGAAATAGATTTAGAAATTAAAAGTGCTGGATTATATGTAATAAGAGAGAAATCTAAAGTAAAAGATCAAATATTTAAAATTAATAATAATAATAATAAAGAGAAGAAGAAAGTTGAAATTAGCAATTATGATATAGCTTTAAGTGGAATTTTTGGATATGATGATACAGAAATAACAGAAGAAGATGTTGAGAAATATAAAAAGAATATACCTGATGGACAAGGAATATTTATATTAGAAAAAGATAGAGATAATTTATTAAAGCTTATAAATGAATCAACAAATTGTAAATATGATGTAGATGAAAAAGGATTTTTAAAAAAGATAGACAAAGAAAATTTAAATAAAGATAAATCTGAAACATATTCAAAAATTATAGATGATCTAATAAATAGTAATAAAAAAATTATTGTTTCTTTAGATAATTCATGGTTATTCTATAATAAGGAAAGTGAAAAATTACAAAAATCCAATGTAATACAAAATAAAGGATTAAATATAAGAAAAAATAATGAAGAACAACTTATAATATTAGGTAAAGAGTCAAACAATGAAGAAGATAATAAAGCTATAGTTTTATTTCATGAACTTTTTCATGCAACTAGAACTATAAGTGAGGAAAGTAGAGATTCAGAAGAAAAGTTAGCTATAGATAATGAAAATATAGTAAGGAAAGAGTTAAAACTAAAAGAAAGAAATAATAACTATGAAGATTCTGAAGATATTGTAAATTTATATAATATAATTTTTACCTATGATCAAGATATTGAAGTTGGGGCAAGTGGTCCTGAAGTTGTAGAATTACAAAGAAATCTAATCAAATTAGGATTTACATTAGGTGGATATGGTGCAACTGGAGTTTACGGACCATATACTGTAGCTGCTATAAATGCGATTCAAGAATCCATGGGATATGATGTCGTTGGAAGATATGGGCCTAAAACTAGAAAGCTTGTAAATTATATGATAGTTAACATGAGTTATGATGGTAATTACTTTCAAAAAGCAAAGTTTTTAGTAACATATAAAAAATATATTTTACAATCTAACAGCATAACATCAATAGAAGATCTTGATGAAGGAAATACAGGGGATAGAGTAATAAAGCTTCAAGAAAAATTATTAACTTTAGGTTTTGATTTAGGTGGATATGGAGCAACAGGATATTTTGGGACATGTACTAAAAATGCATTAGAAGCTATACAAAAATATAAAGGGTATGATATAGTTGGAAGATATGGGCCTAAAACTAGAGCAACTATAGAAGAATTATTAAAAGAAGTCAATAAATATGGTTATTATTATGGAAAATCAGAAATAATGAATAGCTATATGGAAATCATAACAAATAAAGAGTTGGATCCAGGTGACTCTGGTGAACCTGTAAGACAATTACAGTTAAAATTAATTAGTTTAGGTTTCGATTTAGGTGGATATGGAGCAACAGGATATTTTGGAACTTACACAGTAGTGGCACTTAAAGCAATACAAAAGCATTCCGGTCTTGATACAGTAGGCAGATTCGGTCCAGGTACTAGAGAGGCATTAAAAAAATTAATAGCTTCTAAAAGTATGAGGCAGTGTTTAGAATTGCAAAGATTAAATAAAGAGATGTTTTTAGAAGTAGAATTAGATCCAGGAGAAGAGGGGCCTTGTGTTATAGCATTACAAGAAGCTTTGGTGAAATTAGGATTTGACCTTGGTGGATGGGGAGCTACAGGATATTTTGGCGAATATACATCAGCAGCATTAAATGCTATTCAAGAACATTATGGTTTAGGAGTAGTTGGAAGATATGGACCTAAAACTAGAGTGAAATTAAAAGAACTTTTAAATAAATTAGATTCACATAATAATTATTCAGATAAAGGAAAATTATTAGAAAGATATAATAAATATAAAAAGATAGTTGATGGATATGATGAAACTATTAATGTTAATGGAAAATATAATGGAAGAATATCATATTATGATCAAGAAGATAGCAGATGGAGATATATTCCTTACGGTAGTGATGGTGATAATATAGGAAATGCCGGTTGTGGAGTTACTGCAATGGCAATAGTAGAATCAACTATGAAAAGAAATGGTGTAAACCCTATTGAATTAGCAAATTATTCATTAAATAATGGGTTCTGTTATAATGGCACTTCAAGAAATTTCTTTGTAAATGTAAGTACAGAAGATAAGTACTCATTAAATTGTATGAGGTTACAACCTTCTGAGATTCAAACAGTAAAAAGCCTATTAAGTGATGGAAGACATATGGCTATTGCTATAATGGGACCAGGACATTTCACAAAATGTGGACATTATATAGTATTATCAGGAATTGAAACTATTGATGGGAAAAATTATTTTGATGTAGTAGATCCTCATAGAGTAAACTCAAATTATTCAAATGATAAAAATATGATTGATTCAAATAAGAACGATGGTTTTGTTAAAGCAGCAGCAAATATTTTTACAAGAGAATGTCAAGAATATTGGGTGTTTAGTTTAGATGGAGCAGCTACTCATAAGAATTCAATTACTAATGAAAAAGACCAATTAATAGAAAATAAAATAAATTTAGAAAGATTAGGATACGGAAGACTTAGAAACTCTAAGGGAGAAATAACATCAGAGTGGGATAAACAATTTAATGATGCAGTAAATCAATTTATAGCTGATTTTGGATTGAAAGAGAAGTATGATGAATTAGGTGGAAATAAAAAGACACAAATTTATGTTTGGATAAGTCAAGCAGTAAATGGACAAATAAGTAAAATACAAGCAGATACAGGTTCACAAGGAACAAACAATAAAACACATAAAGAAGTAATAACATTAGAGAGTATTAGAAAAAACTATTATTTAGGAATAGGAGATGCACTTGTAGGAGCAACAAAAGATATTTTTGAATTTGTAAGCCATCCAATAGATGGTGTAGTAGGAGCAGCAAAAGGAATTTTATTTCTAAATAAAGTAAGAAGCAATCCAAGTTGTGAGGAAGCTCTAATATTAGATAAAATTATTGTAGATGCAGTAGAGAACTTTATAGATTCAAATTTAAATGAAAAAGCTAGATTATTAGGAAGAGTAGTAGGGGAGATAGTAATAATAGTAGCAACAGATGGAGTAGCAAAATCTATAATGGGGTATCTTCCAGAAATAGCAAATAAAATAAAAAATGGAGAAAGAGTTGAAAAAATAGTAGATTCTATTAGAGGAGCTAAGGGAGCGGCAGAAGCTGTTTCTAAAATAAGAACTTGCATTAAAACTAAAATGGAGTCAATATTTGAGTATGTAAGAGAAACGTCCGATTTAGGTGATGTTATACGTTGTAAAACTGTAGATGGTTTTGAAGTAAATCTAGCTAAAAGTGAATTGACAGACGTGGAGAGAAAATGTCTTACAGATGGTTGCTTTACTGGTGATACACTTGTAATGACCAAAGCAGGTCTAAAAAGAATTGACTCAATACAGGACGGCGAATTAGTTTTATCAAAAGATACTAAAACTGGACAAGTTGATTATAAGTCAGTACTTTATGTATATAGAAAGAGTACAACGAATTTTATAAACTTAACAGTAGCAGGAAAGCTAATAGAAACAACACCAACACATCTATTTATGTTAGAAGATGGCAACTGGAGGTCTGCTGAAAATCTTAAGGCTGGAGATAGAATTGTAACAGCTAATGGAGAGATTAAAACAGTAGATTCAGTTGAAGAAAAACACTACAATGAAGCTAGACGTATATTCAATTTAAATGTAGATAAGTTCCATACTTATTTTGTTGGTAGTGATAAGCTTTTAGTGCATAATGATTGTAGTGAGGAAATATCCAGTGTAGTTAATGGAACATTAAAATTCACAAATAATTCATGGCAATCGACGGCAGGATTAATATATGAACTTGGCTCTAGAGAAGGAAATAGAGTATTACATGTGTTAGAACATATAAAGGTAAACCCCAATAAACCACTGCATACTGTATTTAATGTAGGCAAAGATAAGGTACTAGGAATTATTGATGAAGCTTGGTCAATGAGAGCAAAAGTAACACCTGTGTTACAAAACAATGGAAATCAAGTGTTTGACATTCCAATGGGAAAAGTAATAGGAACTGATGGAGAAACAACAATTAGAATTGTAGTAGAAAATGGTACTTCAAAAATAGTAACATCATTTCCTGTTAAATAA